The window CGTCGCCAAGACGCTCCGGAGGAACCTGCCGCAAAACCGTCTCTGCCATATCGCCATGCGGGTCAATCACAGCCACGCCTTTGTCGCTACAAATATCTTGCACGATTTGATATTGTAACATCGTAGTTTTGCCGCTGCCCGTACCGCCGATGATATACTGGTGGCGTTCGCGCTCAGCTTCCGTCAAGCCAATCGGCGTCACCGTATTGTGGTGATGATTTTCACCAATAATTACATCGAACTTTTCTGACTGCTTGAGTGAAATTGGCACAGGCAGCGTGCGGCTGAGCGAAGTTATCAAATTGTCGGTTTTACTATGATAACTTGAAGGAAAATGAAACAAGCTAGCAAGTTCGCTTGAAGCGAGGATCATGGAGCTATTTTTATGCAGCGATGGCAGGCGCTTTATGGATGCAAGAATTAGCAGGTTATTCAAAATCGGCAGACGATACTTCGCCTTGAGTGATTGGTATGGCGGCGTACTAAAACCGTCCAGCGCGGACTTAAGCGCGGCGATATGTCTCTTCGACTCCGGGCTATTTACCATGACGCGGAGGTTGACGCGAAATAGCGAACGAGTCACTTTTTGATGCATAGTTCCCATTAGTTCTAATTCAAAAGCGCTGAGCATGCGCGCCGGGCGGTCGTCTCGCGGCGTTCTAGTTTGTTGCCGTGAGGGTGTAGTTTTTGAATCGTAATAATTACGATGACTGGTTGTCATGCTAGCATGAATTTCGCTGACGAGGTCGGTTACGCCAGAAGAAATTTTACCAAAGAAGTTAGCCAGCTTGCCGATAATCGATAGATTTTTGCTGCTAACATATTGCAAAATATTTTCATTGCCGAGAATTTTATGCGACAAAATTTCTGCTTCACGTAAGCGCGCTGGTGTTGCTATAAGCTGCAAAATAATTTCCTCTTCGTCATCCAACCTGGTCATCGCACCAATCACATAACTGAGTGGATCGCGTTGCTCTAGCGTCGAATTTATAGCTAACGGCAAGACGTAATGCCCAGTTTCTCGAAATTCAATAACTTGATAATCATCACCGCTCTTCCGCTCAACTGTGCGAACCTTTGAGTCGGCGATGTAGGAGGTAATCACTTTTTGCATGTTCGCAGCGTGACGCCGTTCGACCTGCACCAAATACCGCACACCATGCTCTTTAGTTGATATAATTTCAAAACTCATAACTGGCGACCGACCGAGCAATTTTTCTTTGAGTGAGCGCGCCGCCCGATGTCCATGAATTACCGAAAATAGTTGCTCGGTTGCTTCAGGTGTTTTGGCGATCGTGGCAGGCGGTGTAATTTCCAGCCAAACCATGCCTCGTGTTCGCAAATATCGACGATTCAAAACAAAACGAATCACCAACCACAAAATGACCGCGCTAATCGTAAGCGTGATTACGATTAAAACTATCGACCCAAGCCATAAGGCGGTGGCGAGGTAATCGGCTGTGGATTCCACGGCTGTGCTCCTGGTTTATTATGAATAAATTTATACGATTTGGCGACTTCTTTGGAAAAAGTGCGCTGCGACACCACGTTCAAACCGCGCGCGTTCATTTCAGAAATTTTCCAATCACCGCTGATTTGATTAACTTCTATCACATACGCAACATGTCCATAAGGGCCTTCATCAGTCTGAAAAACTGCACCAGCCGCTGGTGTATCGTTGACGATGTAGCCATCACGCTTGGCGTTATCATCCCAGGTATTAGCATTGCCCCAAGTGTTCGGAATCGGACTGTTTGCCCACCGGCGCATCGCATACGCCCACCACGTACAGTTGCCCCAGGCGTAAGTGTTTCCAGGCATCACGCCGCCATTATAAAAGCCGC is drawn from Candidatus Saccharibacteria bacterium oral taxon 488 and contains these coding sequences:
- a CDS encoding CHAP domain-containing protein — encoded protein: MNGAAVLFTNFGFSIKKIIAIIIATLLLILMFPILAISSLGLPAMSFLANAPSAKAAEESGFYNGGVMPGNTYAWGNCTWWAYAMRRWANSPIPNTWGNANTWDDNAKRDGYIVNDTPAAGAVFQTDEGPYGHVAYVIEVNQISGDWKISEMNARGLNVVSQRTFSKEVAKSYKFIHNKPGAQPWNPQPITSPPPYGLGR